Genomic DNA from Niabella ginsenosidivorans:
TAAGCTGGTTCCGGCATTTAAAAATGCGCTTTACTGGAGCAATGAAGACCATTGGAACTGGGCAGTGCATCCCAATCCCAGGGAGAAAGCTTCTTTTTTGAAGGAGAATATTTTTCCGATACAGGAAAGCGGAAAGCTGCATTTCATAACCAATAAAAGCAGCCGGGAACCTGACCTGGCAACAGCTCCTTTTCTTAACGGGTTTACCATCCGTTTTGCCAATGGCCATACAGATGCAATGATGCTGCCGCAACTGCAGTATAAAGGCAAGACCCTAGTATTTATGGCCGACCTGCTGCCCTCTCCCGGGCATATTCCCCTGCCCTATGTAATGGCTTACGATACCCGCCCGTTAATAACCATGACGGAGAAAGAAGCCTTCCTGAAGGAAGCCCTGGAAAACGATTACATCCTATTTTTTGAACATGACCCGTATATAGAATGCTGTACGCTTAAGGAAACACCAAGAGGTATACGGGCCGACCGCTTTTTTAAGCTGAGCGAGCTGTAAGGAGTTATCAGCGGTCAGAGATCAGTTTTCAGTAAGCAGCGCCTGATAACTAGGAACTGAACACCTGTCTGACGTTGCTTCAGCATCCGGGCCTGATGTCTGACGTCTCATATCTCATTCCTGATATCTCAATTCTTCCTGATCAACGCAGTCATAGGATTTTTCAGGTTGTCAAAGCTGGTCATTTCTATTTTTACCTTTCCTACTATGATCGGGCTTTCCACGCGTACCGGCACTTTATTAGCATCATCTGTAACCCATACCGTCATTTTTTCACCACCTTCAAAGATGGTGCCCTTAATGGTGAGGGGCTTAATTTTTATAGTTTTGAACTTTCCGTATTTGGTGGTAATGGTTTCTTTACCCATATACCGTATATACATATCATAAATTTCATTATCCAGGAACAGGCTAAAAGCAATACGGTCGCCCGGTTTCAGGGCATTGTAATCAATATTGCGGGCATAAAAAACAGCGCTCACCACATCCTGCATACAGGCCGGTGTTTTAAACACCCCTTCGCTGCTGATGGCTGTATTGGCCGATTTATTAAAGCTTACATTCTGGTATTTCTTATAGCCACCTTCACTGATGTTCCGTATGAACTTAAGCGGTTGCATGGTTTCTATATCAACATACGTTTCATAGGTATCATTTACCTTGTAGGCCCATTCATAGGAAGATAAGGTGCGTCCTGTGCCTTTGATATGATAAACCGTGCGGCCATTCAGTTTCTCAAGCGTGGTGGCGAAAGAGCCGGTACCGGCAGGTACAAAAACACCTCCCACACTATAGCCCACAGTAAAGCCTACTTTTTCACCAGGCTGAAAGG
This window encodes:
- a CDS encoding MBL fold metallo-hydrolase — encoded protein: MNLYTIHCGHFKLDGGAMFGVVPKSIWMELNPADENNMCSWATRSLLIETEGRLILVDCGMGDKQSEKFFGYYYLHGEDNLDRSLAAYGFHRDDITDVFLTHLHFDHCGGAIKKDGDKLVPAFKNALYWSNEDHWNWAVHPNPREKASFLKENIFPIQESGKLHFITNKSSREPDLATAPFLNGFTIRFANGHTDAMMLPQLQYKGKTLVFMADLLPSPGHIPLPYVMAYDTRPLITMTEKEAFLKEALENDYILFFEHDPYIECCTLKETPRGIRADRFFKLSEL
- a CDS encoding DUF3108 domain-containing protein; translation: MKTLSLFLVPFFMLFAAGEKTPAEKPSVATLQSGCAIPNSAFQPGEKVGFTVGYSVGGVFVPAGTGSFATTLEKLNGRTVYHIKGTGRTLSSYEWAYKVNDTYETYVDIETMQPLKFIRNISEGGYKKYQNVSFNKSANTAISSEGVFKTPACMQDVVSAVFYARNIDYNALKPGDRIAFSLFLDNEIYDMYIRYMGKETITTKYGKFKTIKIKPLTIKGTIFEGGEKMTVWVTDDANKVPVRVESPIIVGKVKIEMTSFDNLKNPMTALIRKN